In Nocardioides sp. WS12, the DNA window GGTGTTCGGCCGGCCGCCGCCGCTGTCGGCCCAGAAGCCGTCGTTGCCCGACGCGGTGGCCTTGAGCAGGGTCTTGAGGGACGCGTCGTCGAGCTTGCCCCACACCGTGTAGGACGGCGGGAAGCTCGAGTCGCCGAAGACGATGAAGAACTGGCCGCCGCCGGAGTTCGGGGCGCCGGTGTTCGCCATCGCGAGGGTGCCGGCGGGGTAGGTCTCGGTGCCGTCGACCTCGTCGGGGATCGTGTAACCGGGGCTGCTGGAGCCGGTCTGCGAGTCGGGCGTAGCCGCCTTCGGGTCGAAGAACGGGTCACCGCACTGCAGGAACTCGAAGCCCGGGTCGTTGCCCTGGCGGTGGCACGAGGTGTTGTCGTAGTAGCCCTGCTCGGCCAGCGACGCGAACGACGCCACGGTGCACGGCGCCTTGTC includes these proteins:
- a CDS encoding peptidylprolyl isomerase codes for the protein MRSRLLAGVPALLLLASLTACGDDDTKASDDTSPTEATSESDPTSDPTSPAATETSGAGTPCAWEVAGAPARDVKPPAATSPYKGQVPAVLKTSVGDLTLILDADKAPCTVASFASLAEQGYYDNTSCHRQGNDPGFEFLQCGDPFFDPKAATPDSQTGSSSPGYTIPDEVDGTETYPAGTLAMANTGAPNSGGGQFFIVFGDSSFPPSYTVWGKLDDASLKTLLKATASGNDGFWADSGGGRPNTPVTFQSIKVG